Below is a genomic region from Azoarcus sp. KH32C.
CGTTGACGTAGGTGGCGTCGATGTCCTGCAGGCCCTTGAGCAGACGATCGCGCAGCGCACGGATGCGCTCGTTCTCAACCGCCATTTCTTCGCGGGCGATGCGGAAGGCTTCACCCATACCGACGATCTGGTGTGTCGCAAGCGTCCCCGAACGCAGTCCGCGTTCATGCCCGCCACCGTGCATCTGCGCCTCGATCCGCACGCGTGGCTTGCGGCGCACATAAAGCGCACCAATGCCTTTCGGGCCGTAAGTCTTGTGCGCCGAAAACGACATCAGGTCAACCTTCAGCTTCGACAGGTCGATCTCCACCTTGCCGGTGGCCTGCGCCGCATCGACGTGAAACACGATGCCCTTTTCGCGGCAGATTTCGCCGATCTCGGCGATCGGCTGGACCACGCCGATTTCGTTATTCACGAACATCACCGAAACGACGATGGTATCCGGACGCAGCGCCTGCTTGAAAGCTTCCAGGTCGATCAGGCCGTTTTCCTGCACGTCCAGATAGGTCGCCTCGAAGCCTTGGCGTTCGAGTTCGCGTACCGTGTCCAGAACGGCCTTGTGCTCCGTCTTGACCGTGATGATGTGCTTGCCCTTCGACTTGTAGAAGTGTGCCGCACCCTTGATCGCGAGGTTGTTCGACTCGGTCGCGCCCGAAGTCCACACGATTTCCTTGGGGTCCGCATTGACGAGGGCCGCGACCTGCTCGCGCGCGTCCTCGACCGCCTTTTCGGCGTCCCAGCCATACGCGTGCGAGCGGCTCGCCGGGTTGCCGAACCGCTCGGTCAGCCACGGGATCATCGCCTCGGCCACGCGCGGATCGACCGGCGTTGTGGCGGAGTAATCCAGGTAAATCGGAAACTTCAGCATCGTGATCCTCCGTCGTTCTGCAAATTCACTGTTTCATTGTTGGACCGCCATCGCGGCCAAATTACTGAGCTCACTGATCAGCCGCCCCAGGCAGCCGATGAACTGTTCGACATCCTCGACACGCGTGTCACGCCCGAGACTGACGCGGACCGCAGCTCTTGCGAGCTCCGGCTCGACGCCCATCGCGAGCAGCGTATGCGACGGCTCCGGGTTCGCGCTGGAGCAGGCCGAACCGCTGGCACATGCAAATCCGGCGCGATCGAGCTTGGCCACCAAGGTCTCGCCGTCGATGCCATCGACGGCAAAAAAGACGGTATTCGGCAATCGCCGCGCACCTGCGGAAAACACCCGCACATGCCGTTCCGCCAACGCCGCTTCCAGTCGGTCACGGAGTTCCGCGAGACGCAGCATTTCATCTTCCACGCGTGCCGTCGCCAACTCGCACGCGACACCGAAGCCGACGATCGCCGCGACGTTCTCCGTACCGGAACGCAATCCGCGTTCCTGACCACCGCCCGCCACGAGAGGCATCAGTTCGACACGCTTGTCGAGCACCAGAGCTCCGGCTCCCAATGGGCCACCAATCTTGTGCGCCGACAAGGTCATCGCATTGACCCCTAGCGCACGGAAGTCGACCGGAATCTTGCCTAACGCCTGCACGGCATCCGTATGGAACCACGCCGCCGCCGTCCGCGCTTCGCGTGCCAAGCTCGCCACGTCCTGCAGCACGCCCGTCTCGTTGTTCGCCAGCATCACGGAGACCAGCGCCGGCCGCGCGGCCATCACCGCCTGCCAGTCCGACGCCTTGATCACCCCCTGGCGATCGACCGCGATCTCCCGCACCGTCCAGTCCGCCCGCCGCAGTTGCCGCGCCGGTTCGCGCACGCACGGGTGCTCGAGCGCGCTCACCGCGATCATGCCCGGCTTCAACACCGCCGCGGCGCCCTTGATGAACAGATTGTTGGCCTCGGAACCGCCGCTGGTGAAGATCACCTCGGTCGCATGGGCTCCCACTGCTGCCGCAACTCGGGCACGCGCTTCGTCGATCGCCGCCCGGGCTTGTCGCCCATACTCATGCCGACTGGAGGCATTGCCGAACCGGCTGCCGAGCCAAGGCAACATCGCGTCGCGCACGGCTGGGTCAATCGGGCTGGTGGCATTCCAGTCGAGATATACGGGAGCGAACATTCGGGCGTATCCGGCTCGTCGGCGTCAGGCGACCACCGCCTCGCGAACCGCGACCATCGCACGCCGCCGGACATCCTTCAGCACACCCATGTCCGGATCCGCCTTGATCTCGCGCCGCACCAGCGCGCCGAGCGTCACCGAATCCAGATACTCGTACATCCGCTTGTTCAGGTTGGTCCACAGATCATGCGTCAGGCAACGGTGCTCGTCGTGACAGTTCTGCTTGCCGCCGCACAGGGTCGCATCCAGCGGCTCATCGACCGCAACGATGATATCCGCAACGGTGATACGGCTCATGTCGCGCGCGAGGCGATAGCCACCCCCGGGACCGCGAACGCTGGAAACGAGCTTATGACGACGCAACTTGCCGAACAATTGCTCGAGATAGGACAAAGAAATCTTCTGACGTTCGGCGATCCCGGCCAAAGTCACCGGGCCTTCGGTCTGGCGCGATGCCAGATCGATCATTGCAGTCACCGCGAATCGTCCCTTGGTGGTCAGTCTCATGTTGGGGGCCCTCACTTGTCGGAGTTTATCGCCCGGGGAAATACCCGAACGTTTCGCTCGACTATACGGAGCCCGACAAAATTGGTCAACTACTGCGAATACGCTCAATCCACCATCTTGGAGAGCTTCTGCGCATCGAAGGCGTCACACTTTTCGATGGCTTCGTCGACCTTGAATCCCGCCTTCTCGAACCGCTCGATCAGTCCCTGAATACGACGATCGGTTTCCACCGCATGATCGAGGAGTGCATGCAGCGCCTTCGCCATCGGGTCATCCATCTGCTTGGTGACGCCATAGGCGGAGAAGCCCATCTGCTCGGCCTTCTGCTCACGCGCCTGGTCGCGCTCGTTGTCGATAATGCGAGCAGGATTGCCCACCGCGGTCGCGCCTGCAGGAACCGGCTTCACGACCACCGCATTGGAGCCCACGCGTGCGCCGTCGCCGACAGTGAAGCCGCCCAGCACCTTCGCTCCGGCACCTATGACGACGCCCGCTCCGAGCGTGGGGTGGCGCTTGGTTCCGCGATAGAGCGACGTGCCGCCCAGCGTCACGCCCTGGTAGATCGTGCAATCGTCCCCGATCTCGGCCGTCTCGCCGATGACGACGCCCATGCCGTGATCGATGAACACGCGCCGGCCGATCGTCGCGCCCGGATGGATCTCGATGCCGGTCAGGAAGCGACCGATATGGCTCACGAAGCGGCCGATCCAATAGAAGCGGCGTCCCCACGCCGCATGCGCGAGACGATGAAGGAACAGCGCATGAATACCCGGATAGCAGGTCAGGACCTCCCAGGTCGAACGCGCGGCTGGATCGCGTTCGCGTACGCTGGCCAGATCTTCACGCAGACGGCGAAACATGAATGATTAACTCCCGACGACCGAGTCTTTGAAATTATTTTCCGACAATCTTAGTCAACTTTGCGCTCGAACGCAGCAATGATGCCACGGAGGATATTCACCTCCTCCTTTTCGAGCCGGGTACGGCCGAACAACCGCCGCAGCCGCTGCATCAGCCGCTTCGGGTTGGCCGGATCGTAGAAACCACTGCGAACCATCGCGTCTTCGAGATGCCCGTAGAAACCCTCGACCTCGTCGAAACTGGCGAGATTCGAAGCGGTGTTGACAAGGGGCGGCGGCGTGATAGCCGCCATCCGCAGTTCATAGCAGAGCAGTTGCACGGCGGCACCGAGATTGAGCGACGAATAACCCGGATTCGCCGGAATCGACACAGGCATCGAGCAACGCTCCACCTCTTCGTTCGTCAGCCCGGTCGCCTCGGTGCCGAACACGAGCGCCACATCTCCCCCGTCCACGTGAGCAAGGAGTTCGATCGCGCCTTCTCGCGCCGAGCGTGGGGCAACCGAGCGTTCGCGCCGCCGAGCCGTCACCGCCGCGGCAAGGATCGTCCCCTGCAGCGCCTCGTCGAGGCTGCCGACAACCACCGCGGCGTCCAGGATGTCGTCAGCGCCGGATGCCCGCGCAACCGCGACGGGATCGGGAAAGGACGCCGGCTCGATGAGATACAGGCGACTCAGTCCCATCGTCTTCATGGCGCGGGCGGCGGCGCCGATATTCCCGGGATGGCTGGTACGGGTAAGTACGATACGGATACGGTCAAGCGCGCCAACGGCGTTCATATAGTAGAATGCTGTGTTTTATTTGAAGTTTTCATGAGCGGCCAGCCCACCGGGGTTGCGGCCGCCAGCGAGACCGACGCGCATGCATCCCACCCTGAACATTGCAGTGAAAGCCGCCCGCCGCGCGGGTAACATCATCAACCGGGCCTCGTTGCAGCTGGACCAGCTTGCCGTCCAAACCAAGTCGCCGAACGATTTCGTCACCGAAATCGACCAGGCCGCGGAAGCCGCCATCATCGAGGTTCTGCGCGAAGCCTATCCGGATCACGGCATTCTAGCAGAGGAGTCCGGCCAGTCCGGCGACTCCGAATACCAATGGATCATCGACCCGCTCGACGGCACCACTAATTTTATCCACGGCTTTCCGCAGTATGCGATTTCGATCGCGCTGGCGAAGAAAGACGTGATCGAGCAGGCCGTCATCTTCGACCCGACCCGCAACGAACTCTTCACCGCCACGAAGGGGCGCGGTGCGTTCCTGAACGACCGCCGCATCCGCGTCTCGAAGCGCACGCGCCTCAATGAATCCCTCATCGGTACGGGCTTTCCCTTCCGCGAGTTCGACAACGTCGACATGTACCTTGCGATGTTCAAGGACCTGACGCAGAAGACCGCAGGCATCCGCCGTCCCGGCGCGGCATCGCTCGATCTCGCCTACGTCGCCTGCGGCCGCGTGGACGGCTTCTGGGAACTGGGCCTTCAGCCTTGGGACATGGCCGCGGGCGTTCTCCTGGTGCAGGAAGCCGGCGGTCTCGTCAGCGACCTGGCCGGCGAAGGCGCCTACCTCGAAACCGGCAACGTCGTCGCCGGCACCCCCAAGGTTTTCGGCCAACTGCTCCCGATTATCCAGTCCCACCGCACGGCTAACATCCGCGCCTGATCATCGCCAGATAGTAGCCGGCCTCGCCCGGCTGCGCCTCGCTGCGACGCCAAGCTCTACGGTCCGTCCGCACTTCCACAGTCCTTCAACACCCGAATCAAAATTCGGCCATCCCTCCGCCTACCCCCTTGAACAAGGGAGTAGGCTTCGCCAATTCCCTCCATCGAATCGAGCATCGCGGACACGAATTGGGTAGGATGATGTGTTCTGCGACGCCGAATGCCCACTTCGCGCGTCCCCCAACGTCTTCTGCATCCCGGCCTTCCCCATGACCCAGACCATCGACTCCTTCGAGCAGCTCGGCCTCAGCGCCCCCATTCTCGAGGCGCTTGCCGGCATCGGCTACGAGACCCCTTCGCCGATCCAGGCCGCCTGTATCCCGCACCTGATGGACGGACACGACATTCTCGGCGAAGCTCAGACGGGCACCGGCAAGACGGCGGCCTTCGCGCTACCCCTGCTCGATCGTCTCGACCTCTCGCTCAAACGCCCGCAGGTGCTCGTCCTGACGCCTACGCGCGAACTCGCCATCCAGGTCGCCGAAGCCTTCCAACGCTATGCGCGGCACCTACCCGGCTTCCACGTGCTACCGATCTACGGCGGTCAAAGCATGGTCGTCCAGCTGCGCCAGCTCGACCGCGGTGCACATGTCGTAGTCGGCACGCCCGGTCGGGTCATGGACCACCTCGAACGCCGCAGCCTGAACCTCGACGGCCTGAAGACGCTCGTGCTCGACGAAGCGGACGAGATGCTGCGCATGGGCTTCATCGACGACGTCGAATGGATCCTCGAACACGTCCCGACGGAACGGCAGACCGCATTGTTCTCCGCGACGATGCCGGACCCAATCCGGCGTGTGGCGCACCGCTATCTGCGTGATCCGCGCGAAGTCAAGATCCGCTCAAGCACCACGACAGTCGCGACGATTCGCCAGCGCTTCTGCCAGATCGGCATCGCCCACAAGCTCGACGCCCTGACGCGCATCCTGGAAGTCGAGGAAGACCTCGACGCCGCAATCATCTTCGCGCGCACCAAGACTGCGACCGTCGAGCTCGCCGACAAGCTCGAGGCCCGCGGCTATTCGGCCGCCGCGCTGAACGGCGACATGACCCAGCAGCTGCGCGAACGCGTGATCGAACAGCTCAAGGGCGGCGCACTCGACATCGTCGTCGCGACCGACGTGGCCGCGCGGGGGCTCGACGTGCCGCGCATCAGCCACGTCATCAACTACGACATCCCGTACGACACGGAAGCCTACGTTCACCGCATCGGCCGGACCGGCCGCGCCGGACGCACCGGCAGCGCCATCCTTTTCGTCACCCCGCGCGAAATGCGCATGCTCAAGGTGATCGAACGCGCGACGCGCCAACCGATCGAGCCCCTGCAACTGCCGACACGCGAAGCCGTCGCGGACAAGCGCGTTGCCGCCTTCCGGCAACAGGTCGCGCAGGTCCTGCAGTCCGAAGACCTGGATTTCTTCGAGGAGGTCGTGGCCGGCATCGAGGCCGAACAGGAGGCTGAAGTGCATGCCATCGCCGCAGCCCTCGCCTTCCTCGCGCAAAAGGAACGCCCGCTGCAATTGCCGATGGGCTCCGGCCCGGATATCGCCCAACTGAACGCACCGCGACGCGAACGCGAACCGCGCGAGAATCGCGACGAAATTCTGGAACGGCGACGGGCGGCGTCCGACGGCCGGCTGCAGCGCTACCGCATCGAGGTGGGCCGCAACCAGATGGCGACGCCCAAGGACATCGTCGGCGCGATCGCCAACGAAGCCGGGATCGAAAGCCGCTTCATCGGCCAGATCAACTTGTACGAAGACTACAGCACGGTCGAACTGCCGGCCGACCTGCCGCAGGACGTGCTGGAAATCCTGCGTCGAGTACGCGTACGCCAGCGCCAGCTCGAGATCAGCCGCTTCGAAGGCGACGCCCCGCCCCCGCGTCGGCCGACGCGCCCGCGCAACCAGGACTTCGATTCGCGCAAGCCAAGCGGCGAAAACCGCTTCGGCGAACGCAAGCCATGGGCCGGCGGCAAACCCGGAGCGGGCAAACCCGCTCACCAGGAACGCGGCCACGACAAGCCCTGGGCAGGGAAACCCGCCAAGAAAAAGGGACCGCGAGAGCACTGAATGGCCGCGAAGGGATTCCGCCAAAGCAAGTTCACGAAACCGGTTGACGGAATGAAATTAGAATCTATAATAGCGGCTCTTTCAGCGGGAATAGCTCAGTTGGTAGAGCGCAACCTTGCCAAGGTTGAGGTCGCGAGTTCGAGACTCGTTTCCCGCTCCAGAATTCTCGGAGAGGCTCCGTCAGGTCTCTCCAACCGAAAGATGGCGCGATAGCAAAGCGGTTATGCACCGGATTGCAAATCCGTGTAGGTCGGTTCGACTCCGGCTCGCGCCTCCAGAAGTATTTGCGGGAATAGCTCAGTTGGTAGAGCGCAACCTTGCCAAGGTTGAGGTCGCGAGTTCGAGACTCGTTTCCCGCTCCAGAAATTGACAAAGGGAAGGTGCCGATGCACCTTCCCTTTTGTTTTTTCAGGACCTGCCTGCATGCTCCGGCCGCTCACACTTCAGCCCTCGGATAGCGCCCCCTTAACACTCCCTCGCGATGCCGTCGTACCTGATTACGGTGACGGCGGCCTATACGGTCTCGTGGCGAGCTTTCGCGCCTACCTCCAGGGACTCGCGAGGTCGCCTCCGTCGAGGGACTTCCGAGTGGCCGCGCGAAACGAGGACGCAAACCGGTCCTTGGTCTTTCTTCTCGTCGACGGTCTCGGCGATACCTTCCTGCAACGTTTCGGCGCAGGAAGCACCTTGCTCGCACACCGGACCGGGCGCCTGACCTCGGTATTTCCCAGCACGACCGCCAGTGCCGTCACGACGACGTTGACCGGCCTGGCCCCGGCAACACACGGCCTGACAGGATGGTTCATCCGCGATCGTCGCTTCGGCGGCGTCCTTGCCCCGCTGCCGATGCTCGTGCGCGGCAACGGCGCAGTCGAAGGACTGCTCGCATCGCAACGGCTGTTTCCGTACCAGACGCTTTTCCAGCACCGCACTCGTCCCGCGACCCTGATCTACCCGCATTACCTTGCCGGATCCGCGTTCACGCGACGTCACAGCCGAGGCGCCCACGTTGTCCCCTATCAGGGCCTCGAAGGCATGGTCGATGCGATCGTGGACGAGTTGCAGTCCTTCCGCCCGCAGAGCGGCTACGTCCACGCCTACTACCCGGCATTCGACGCGCTAAGCCACACTCACGGCTGCGAATCCAGCGAGGTCATCGCACGCTTTCAGCGCATCGATGCATCCTTCACCCGCCTGCTCGAGCGATTGCAGGGCTGCAACTGCGACATCGTGGTGAGCGCCGACCATGGCTTCATCGATTCCCCGCAACAGCAACAAATCCGCCTCGAAGACTATCCGGACGCTAAGAGGCTCCTGGACACCCCGCTATTCGGTGAGCGACGCGCCGCATTCTTCGGTCTGCGCCCCGGCGCCGAAAGGGATTTCCAGGCATTTTCCGATGAGGTGCTGCGCGGCAAAGCCGTATTGCTGTCTTCGGAAAGCCTGCGAAAAAACAACTTGCTTGGACCCGGAAAGCCTCACCGCAAACTGTCCGAACGCACCGGGACACATGCGCTCCTGATGGAATCGGGATGGACGATCCTGGATCGGCTGCCGGACGAAACCGAGCATGAGATGCTCGGCGTCCACGGCGGCCTCTCACCCCAGGAAATGTGGATACCTCTGATCTGCGCCCGCTGCTAGCCTGGATGGCAACTCACGCCAGGAGCGATCAGTGCAGGCCTTCGTCCGAAGGAAGCGGCAGCACCATGATGCCTTCCTCGATCAGTTCCCTGACCTCGCTCCCCGAAGCCTGCCCCTTGATGTTGCGCGCCTCGCTCTCCCCATGATGGATGCGCCGGGCCTCGTCAGGAAAACGCTCGCCCACATCTTCGGATTCGCGACCGATTCGTCTCATCATCGCCAACACCGTCGCTACCGCATCCGGATTCAAGGGCGGCGCAGCCTCCCCTCGATGCTCCGGCGCAGCCGCTGCCTTCGGCTCGGCGCGAGCCACGGCACCGGTATTGACGTAGGGAGCACTGGGACGTCTGGAAATGACAGCGGACCCGCAGACCGGGCACGTAATCTGACCGGTCTCCCGCTGCGATTCGAAGGCATCGGCCGAACCGAACCATCCCTCGAACTGATGTTCGCGATCACAACTCAGATTGAGAACGATCACTTTGAATCCTTCACCACGATGCTGCCAATAGCCGCGCCATGCGACGGCTGGTGCCGGGAACGGGACTCGAACCCGTAAGCCTGACGGCGGCAGATTTTAAGTCTGCTGTGTCTACCAATTTCACCACCCCGGCAGCTGCAGGGCCCGGCATTCTACTCCGGCGCCCCTGATCTGCCCAGCATCAACGAACGCGATCGGCGCCCTGCTTCCCCGGATCCTCACCGGCCAGATGCGGCATTGCCCGATGGAGGTAATAACCCATGGACCATAATGTGAGGGCGGCAGCAATATAAACAAGGATGCTCCCGATCGGCCGCGTGTCGATCGAAAGAATCGGCGCGTTGAACAGGAGCAACGGGATAGCCATCATCTGCGCGGCGGTCTTGAGCTTCCCGACGAATGCAACGGCAACGCCGGCCGAGGCGCCCAGTCTGGCCATCCATTCACGTAAGGCCGAAATGGTGATCTCGCGTCCGATGATCACAACCGCGATGCTCGCATCGACGCGATCCAGTTGCACCAACAGAATCAGCGCCGCCGCGACCATGAGTTTGTCCGCAACGGGATCGAGAAACGCGCCGAAGGCTGACGTCTGGTTCAGCGCGCGGGCGAGATAGCCGTCGAACCAGTCCGTAACGGCTGCGATGATGAATATGAGCGTCGCACACAGATTCTTGCCCTGCTCGTCAATCCAACCGTTCGGAAAATAGAAGACCCCCACGAACAGCGGTATCAGAGCGATGCGCGCCCAGGTAAGCGAGTTTGGAATGTTCAGTAGCATCAATCGGGGGCTGCAGGGCCTGTTGGAGCGCTTCAATGAAGCGCCGAGTATATCTGTTCGGCAAGCTTGCGGCTGATACCGTCAACCCTGCACAAATCTTCGACGGTTGCCGCTCGCACTCCGTCGAGTCCGCCGAAGCTCGCCAAGAGGTTGCGTCGGCGTGCCGCCCCCACTCCTGGAATATCCTCGAGGCGCGAACCGATGCGTGCTTTGGCACGTCGCGCGCGATGTCCCGTGATCGCGAACCGGTGGGATTCGTCACGAATTTCCTGGACCAGATGCAAGGCCGGATGATCGTTTCCCAGACTCAACCCCTCTCTACCATCGGGGAAAATGAGTGTCTCGAGTCCCGGCTTCCGCCCTTCCCCCTTCGCCACGCCGACCATCGCAACGGAATCGAGCCCCACCTCGCGCAACACTTCCAGCGCAGCGCCGACCTGCCCCTTGCCTCCGTCGATCAGAATCAGGTCGGGACGAACTCCCTCGCCTGCCGCCACCTTCCCGTAGCGACGCTCCAGGACCTGGCGCATCGCCGCGAAATCGTCGCCGCCGGTAATGCCCGTGATGTTGTAACGCCGATATTCGCCATTCTTCATGGCGCCATCGACACACACCACGCAGGACGCGACAGTCGCCTCACCCATTGTGTGCGAAATATCGAAGCATTCGATGCGGCTTGGCGGCTCGGGAAGATCAAGCGCATCACGCAGGGCTTCGAGCCGCGCCTCCGCCCGATCGGAATCGCGAAGCCGGGACTGGATGGCCAGCTTGGCATTGTTCTCGGCCATTTCCATCCAGGCCTTCTCGGCCGCAAGTCGAGGATGGATCAACGCCCCGGGACGCTCGCAGACGTCCGCCATGACCAGCTTTGCCGCGTCCAGCGGCACATTCAGGATCACGCGGGCCGGCATCGGCTGATCACGGTAGTGCTGTTCAAGGAACGCGAGGACCGCGTCGAGCGCACCGCACCCCGCAGCCGTCGTCGGAAACTGCGGACGATCACCGAGATGGCGCCCGCCGCGGACCATGGCAAGATTCACGCACGTCAGGCCGTCTTGCTCGACTGCCGCGACGATGTCGACGTCCTCGTCCTTGCGGCTGTCGACATACTGCCGCTGCAAGACAGCCTGCAGCACACGCACTTGATCCCGGCAGGCCGCCGCTTCCTCGAACGCAAGCCGCTCGGCCGCCGAATGCATGCGCTCGGTGAGATCGTCGATCACCTCCGACGCGCGCCCGTCGAGAAACCGTGCCGCCAGGCGCACGTCTGCCGCATAGGCCTCGTCGTCGATCAATCCGACACATGGGGCCGTACAACGCTTGATCTGGTGCAAGAGACATGGGCGGGAACGGTTCTGGAAGACCGAGTTTTCGCACGTTCTCAGCTTGAAGGTCTTCTGCAGAAGGTTGATGCTCTCGCGCGCCGCCCACGCGTTGGGGAAGGGTCCGAAATAGCGTGCGCCTTTGGCAAAGGCGCCCCTGTGGTACGCGAGGCGTGGAAAGGCGTCGGCGGAAAGCTCGATATAAGGATAGGACTTGTCGTCGCGAAAAAGGATGTTGTATCGCGGCGCGAGACTCTTGATCAGGTTGTTCTCAAGAATCAGCGCTTCGGCTTCCGATCGCGTCGCCGTGATGTCGACCCGTTCGATCTGCGACACCATCATCGCGATGCGGGGACTCGACTGAGTGCGCAGGAAGTAGCTCGAGACGCGCCGCTTCAGGTTCTTCGCCTTGCCGACGTAGAGGACGCGA
It encodes:
- the cysE gene encoding serine O-acetyltransferase produces the protein MFRRLREDLASVRERDPAARSTWEVLTCYPGIHALFLHRLAHAAWGRRFYWIGRFVSHIGRFLTGIEIHPGATIGRRVFIDHGMGVVIGETAEIGDDCTIYQGVTLGGTSLYRGTKRHPTLGAGVVIGAGAKVLGGFTVGDGARVGSNAVVVKPVPAGATAVGNPARIIDNERDQAREQKAEQMGFSAYGVTKQMDDPMAKALHALLDHAVETDRRIQGLIERFEKAGFKVDEAIEKCDAFDAQKLSKMVD
- a CDS encoding RNA methyltransferase, which produces MNAVGALDRIRIVLTRTSHPGNIGAAARAMKTMGLSRLYLIEPASFPDPVAVARASGADDILDAAVVVGSLDEALQGTILAAAVTARRRERSVAPRSAREGAIELLAHVDGGDVALVFGTEATGLTNEEVERCSMPVSIPANPGYSSLNLGAAVQLLCYELRMAAITPPPLVNTASNLASFDEVEGFYGHLEDAMVRSGFYDPANPKRLMQRLRRLFGRTRLEKEEVNILRGIIAAFERKVD
- a CDS encoding DEAD/DEAH box helicase, with the protein product MTQTIDSFEQLGLSAPILEALAGIGYETPSPIQAACIPHLMDGHDILGEAQTGTGKTAAFALPLLDRLDLSLKRPQVLVLTPTRELAIQVAEAFQRYARHLPGFHVLPIYGGQSMVVQLRQLDRGAHVVVGTPGRVMDHLERRSLNLDGLKTLVLDEADEMLRMGFIDDVEWILEHVPTERQTALFSATMPDPIRRVAHRYLRDPREVKIRSSTTTVATIRQRFCQIGIAHKLDALTRILEVEEDLDAAIIFARTKTATVELADKLEARGYSAAALNGDMTQQLRERVIEQLKGGALDIVVATDVAARGLDVPRISHVINYDIPYDTEAYVHRIGRTGRAGRTGSAILFVTPREMRMLKVIERATRQPIEPLQLPTREAVADKRVAAFRQQVAQVLQSEDLDFFEEVVAGIEAEQEAEVHAIAAALAFLAQKERPLQLPMGSGPDIAQLNAPRREREPRENRDEILERRRAASDGRLQRYRIEVGRNQMATPKDIVGAIANEAGIESRFIGQINLYEDYSTVELPADLPQDVLEILRRVRVRQRQLEISRFEGDAPPPRRPTRPRNQDFDSRKPSGENRFGERKPWAGGKPGAGKPAHQERGHDKPWAGKPAKKKGPREH
- a CDS encoding cysteine desulfurase family protein, which translates into the protein MFAPVYLDWNATSPIDPAVRDAMLPWLGSRFGNASSRHEYGRQARAAIDEARARVAAAVGAHATEVIFTSGGSEANNLFIKGAAAVLKPGMIAVSALEHPCVREPARQLRRADWTVREIAVDRQGVIKASDWQAVMAARPALVSVMLANNETGVLQDVASLAREARTAAAWFHTDAVQALGKIPVDFRALGVNAMTLSAHKIGGPLGAGALVLDKRVELMPLVAGGGQERGLRSGTENVAAIVGFGVACELATARVEDEMLRLAELRDRLEAALAERHVRVFSAGARRLPNTVFFAVDGIDGETLVAKLDRAGFACASGSACSSANPEPSHTLLAMGVEPELARAAVRVSLGRDTRVEDVEQFIGCLGRLISELSNLAAMAVQQ
- a CDS encoding DUF1178 family protein; its protein translation is MIVLNLSCDREHQFEGWFGSADAFESQRETGQITCPVCGSAVISRRPSAPYVNTGAVARAEPKAAAAPEHRGEAAPPLNPDAVATVLAMMRRIGRESEDVGERFPDEARRIHHGESEARNIKGQASGSEVRELIEEGIMVLPLPSDEGLH
- a CDS encoding inositol monophosphatase family protein, whose translation is MHPTLNIAVKAARRAGNIINRASLQLDQLAVQTKSPNDFVTEIDQAAEAAIIEVLREAYPDHGILAEESGQSGDSEYQWIIDPLDGTTNFIHGFPQYAISIALAKKDVIEQAVIFDPTRNELFTATKGRGAFLNDRRIRVSKRTRLNESLIGTGFPFREFDNVDMYLAMFKDLTQKTAGIRRPGAASLDLAYVACGRVDGFWELGLQPWDMAAGVLLVQEAGGLVSDLAGEGAYLETGNVVAGTPKVFGQLLPIIQSHRTANIRA
- a CDS encoding IscS subfamily cysteine desulfurase, yielding MKFPIYLDYSATTPVDPRVAEAMIPWLTERFGNPASRSHAYGWDAEKAVEDAREQVAALVNADPKEIVWTSGATESNNLAIKGAAHFYKSKGKHIITVKTEHKAVLDTVRELERQGFEATYLDVQENGLIDLEAFKQALRPDTIVVSVMFVNNEIGVVQPIAEIGEICREKGIVFHVDAAQATGKVEIDLSKLKVDLMSFSAHKTYGPKGIGALYVRRKPRVRIEAQMHGGGHERGLRSGTLATHQIVGMGEAFRIAREEMAVENERIRALRDRLLKGLQDIDATYVNGDMAQRVPHNLNISFAYVEGESLIMAIKDVAVSSGSACTSASLEPSYVLRALGREDELAHSSIRFTIGRFTTDEEVDYTIDLLHRKIGKLRELSPLWEMVQMGVDLNTVQWAAH
- the iscR gene encoding Fe-S cluster assembly transcriptional regulator IscR, producing the protein MRLTTKGRFAVTAMIDLASRQTEGPVTLAGIAERQKISLSYLEQLFGKLRRHKLVSSVRGPGGGYRLARDMSRITVADIIVAVDEPLDATLCGGKQNCHDEHRCLTHDLWTNLNKRMYEYLDSVTLGALVRREIKADPDMGVLKDVRRRAMVAVREAVVA
- a CDS encoding alkaline phosphatase family protein, translating into MAARNEDANRSLVFLLVDGLGDTFLQRFGAGSTLLAHRTGRLTSVFPSTTASAVTTTLTGLAPATHGLTGWFIRDRRFGGVLAPLPMLVRGNGAVEGLLASQRLFPYQTLFQHRTRPATLIYPHYLAGSAFTRRHSRGAHVVPYQGLEGMVDAIVDELQSFRPQSGYVHAYYPAFDALSHTHGCESSEVIARFQRIDASFTRLLERLQGCNCDIVVSADHGFIDSPQQQQIRLEDYPDAKRLLDTPLFGERRAAFFGLRPGAERDFQAFSDEVLRGKAVLLSSESLRKNNLLGPGKPHRKLSERTGTHALLMESGWTILDRLPDETEHEMLGVHGGLSPQEMWIPLICARC
- the pgsA gene encoding CDP-diacylglycerol--glycerol-3-phosphate 3-phosphatidyltransferase, whose product is MLLNIPNSLTWARIALIPLFVGVFYFPNGWIDEQGKNLCATLIFIIAAVTDWFDGYLARALNQTSAFGAFLDPVADKLMVAAALILLVQLDRVDASIAVVIIGREITISALREWMARLGASAGVAVAFVGKLKTAAQMMAIPLLLFNAPILSIDTRPIGSILVYIAAALTLWSMGYYLHRAMPHLAGEDPGKQGADRVR